The region CTCTTATCCaccagccccctcccccaacctctaCGATTATCCAAAAAAGTGATAGAATAACAACGTAATAAAACAGCATAGTTAGGGTAGTCGCAACATGCAGCGAGAAAAAGGGGATAGtgaaaaaaacaagaaaaatgAGCCCCATCCAGTCGAGACAAATAgaacacaacaccacaagcacccacccatccaccccctctctCTACCCTCTGATGACAACAAGAGAAAAACAAATATCCATTTGGTATCACCTCTGAGCCTGCAATCATAATACTTTTTCgcacaaaaacaaaacagaagAACGCTATCGcacaaaaagaagagaataAAAGCACAGAAACATGAAACCGTAAAAGTTAGAACGTAAGATCGCCACCAACCgactcaacaacaccctAACCCCATGATGTCCCCTTCTTTCCGGACCACTCTTTACTCCTCACTCGCCCTCTCCTCTATACACACACAGAAACTCCAACCTCAGCTAGACTTCCCGCGAAAGACAAGCCCCGGGACACCTAGTTACcataatcatcatcatcatccgcattgcccttcttctcgtGCCCATCCTTGCGAATAGGGATCTTGATGCCCTGGGTAGCGAAACACTTGCTGAGCGGCGTGCTCTCGCAGACACCGGGAAATTTCTTGGCGGAATAGACCTGGAAAACCTCCGAAAAGACCGCGGCCAGCACAGGGGCACTTCCTTGGTTGACGACGCCGTTGGCGCCAGATCCGGGGTTCGACATGGGAATTCCGACGTTGACAAAGGAGAACCGAAGACTATGGTCGAGAGGTGTTAGTATGATAAGGCTTCCGAGATTAACGGAATAGCCCAACCCACCGGAAGCAGCCCTCTGTCCTCACACTCAAGTCCTGAAGCACAAACCAGATGCCAATCTTATCATCTGGGTCGTTGAGACGGAAGGCACTGGCGGCCAGGCTCCCAATAAGATTTCTCGTAAACATGCCTGATGGCGCGGTTCCGCCGATAGACATGCGCTGCCCTCCGATGCCATAGGACGGTTCGAAGACGCGTGGGGGCCCATATCCATACGACATGCCCACTTCCTGGGGGTAGTCTCTGAAATAGGGGGCCTGTCCATAAGCGCTGTTGGGAGCGCCAACAAAGCCGGCTGTGGTCTCGAGTCAGCAGAAAGAACACTTTAAAATGCATCAACAAGTCTTGCGGATGATCACGCACCTCCGTATGCTGGTTGCATCCCATAAGGACTGACGGCTTGTCCGGGGGGTGGGTACACCTGCCCGTATCCCACATCCCTCGGCGGGATGTTGGAGGGCAGAATGTTTGAGTATGCCGGTGTTGATTCCATCTGAGCATAGGAAGCTGGCGAAGTCGAAGAGATGGAAGGTGAAGCTGTCGTGTGCCGAACAAGATTGACCTCCTTGAGCGCATGTTCGTCCCACAAGTCCACATTCAGGACATACATGCCATACTCGATCTCGCTATCATCCACACATAAGCACTTCAAAAGTCTGACAAGGTTCTGGGCAAGACGACGGTAACTCACTTGCAATCAATTTCTTTGCCCGTGTTCTCGTCCGTCACAATCAGTCGTACAcagggtggaggggtgatgGGACGGCGGTCCTGTTCAGATTCAATGAGCCGTCATGCCAATCGCGAAGGGGGGATGTAGTCCAACAACACAAGCATACCTTGTCTCCAAAACCACACATTCGTGCACGTTGTGGCTGTTGCACAACATCGAGGCTGTCGCAGGTCGGATTAGTATTCTCCTACCCACCAGACCGGAAGACAGTTCACCCCAACACAGCATGAAGCAAAAAAGGACCTGGCAAACAAGATGACGACTTACGTGTATTTCCTACCCTGGGCGTCTCGGGAAGAGAAGGGAATCAGGTTCTTCCTGatctcctccagctgctcGGCCGTCAGTGGCGGACGTTCCTGGCCCCCCGAGCCTGACTGAGGACTGG is a window of Podospora pseudopauciseta strain CBS 411.78 chromosome 1, whole genome shotgun sequence DNA encoding:
- a CDS encoding hypothetical protein (EggNog:ENOG503NX0P; COG:K) encodes the protein MNQPPYPPNMHQHPSQHPHQHPHPHQQQHPHQHQQPHPLSHQHQHQHQHPQHQSPYSTEMHPPPHPVSSYPPHQIQPLPSMPPPSFQDGLVQAQAAQAQGAPPPGPASEASPQSGSGGQERPPLTAEQLEEIRKNLIPFSSRDAQGRKYTLDVVQQPQRARMCGFGDKDRRPITPPPCVRLIVTDENTGKEIDCNEIEYGMYVLNVDLWDEHALKEVNLVRHTTASPSISSTSPASYAQMESTPAYSNILPSNIPPRDVGYGQVYPPPGQAVSPYGMQPAYGAGFVGAPNSAYGQAPYFRDYPQEVGMSYGYGPPRVFEPSYGIGGQRMSIGGTAPSGMFTRNLIGSLAASAFRLNDPDDKIGIWFVLQDLSVRTEGCFRLRFSFVNVGIPMSNPGSGANGVVNQGSAPVLAAVFSEVFQVYSAKKFPGVCESTPLSKCFATQGIKIPIRKDGHEKKGNADDDDDYGN